GCAGGAGCGTCCCCGTCAAATTGCCCTCAAACAAGCGGTGGCGGCGGTGGGGCAAGGAAGGTTAATGCGCGTTTATGACGATCTGTTTACTAGCTTACAACAGCCCATTGCCCAGGTATTGCTCACCCGCAGCGATTTTGTGCAGCGCCAGTCTTATGTGAACGCGAGTAATACCTTTAGCGAACTTTTGAATTTGGGGGTGATTCCCGTCGTCAACGAAAACGATACCATTGCTGTGGAAGAGCTGAGCGTGGGGGATAACGACACGCTTTCGGCGTTGGTGGCCAACTTAATCGAAGCGGATTGGTTGTTTATTTTGACCGATGTGGCGCAGCTGTACTCGGCCGATCCCAATGCCGATCCCAATGCCAAACCCATCTATGTGGTGGAGGACTTGCAAGAGTTGCAACAATTGCAGGTAAAAGCCAGCGATTCCCGCAGCGGTTGGGGCACTGGTGGTATGAGCACCAAAATTGAAGCGGCCAGAATTGCCACCGGCAGTGGTGTACGAGCAGCGATCGCCGACGGCAAAATCCCGGAAAATATTCCTAGAATCCTGCAAGGAGAAGCCATTGGCACCCGATTCGAACCGCACGCTGCTCCCAGTAGCGCCCGCAAACGCTGGATTGCCTACGGTTTGGTTCCCAAAGGCAAACTCTATTTAGATGCTGGGGCTACTAAAGCTATTTGCCAATTAGGAAAATCGCTACTGGCGGCGGGCATTACCAAAGTAGACGGTCGATTTATGCAGTCAGAAGCGGTGCAAATTCATAACCACGACGGCTGCGAAATTGCCCGGGGATTGGTAAATTACAGCAGTTGGGAATTGCAACAAATTCAAGGCTGTCGTTCCGAGGAAGTGCCTGCCATTTTGGGCTACCAGGGGGCTGATACAGTGGTGCATCGGGATAATTTGGTGTTGCTTCCCTAGGGGGCTCGCTTCTATTCGCGGGTGATGACCGATAGCAAGAGCAAAGCAGCCACCAAGCCGATAAAGTGGGCTACGATTGTATGGGTATTGGCTAGCACCACATAGATATCTAAGGGTTCGATCAGATCGTTAATTCGCCGCGGGTTGATGAAACCGGCTGTTTGCGATCGCAAAGACTTAAAAAATAAGATACCGGTAATTGACTCAGCCCCCATCAGGGAAACCCCCATGCCGATTAAATTCACGTACAGTCCGCGCCGTAGCAGTTGAATGGTATCCGCTTTGGTGGGGCGGCTGCTGCTATCGGCGGTGGCTAGCTGGCGAGCCAAGCGCGTATAGCGAAACGACCAAAAGATGCTCAATCCGAGAAACAAAAGACCCACAACGGCTAAAAAGAGCCCGGGTAGGGTGCCATTGCTCCCTTGAGTGTTGCCATTTCCCTCAGAGGAACCAAACAGCAGCACAAACAGAAAGATGACAGCAGCCACCACCCCAAGCACGACCTGTGCCCAAAAGCCAATCCAGCCTACCTTTTGAAACCAAGGAATTACGCGCTGGATGGTGGGTGGGAGGTTGTTGGGTAAAGCCGGGTCATCGGTTTTTTTTGGCATAGTTTTTGCTTTGAAAACCCACTTGATAGATATCTCGATAGCGATCGCCCGTTTGAAAGCGCAGTATGGGGAACAATTTGGTAGGGAATTTCCAGATGATTGCTGAATCCGGCCAGATTCTTCTCAATAATGGAAAATGAAACCAACCACCCTAGAGCTGCTACCCTCGCGATCGCCATTGGATAGCAAACGTATTTCAATTTTGCCAGATTTTTCCATGGGTGGAGAGCAGGTACAAACAGCAGCCGGCAATCGCCATTCCTCCCTTTCTAGGGAAAACCAGGAGATTCTGGTTATTTTGGTTGGGAAGCTCCCCTAACACCCAAAAGGCAAGATAAACTAGCTTTGTACCGGGTATACAACGATTTTCCCTCCCGTCCCTATGAATCGTTTTCCACATTGGGGTTCTTTCAAAGGCGAATTTCCTCTAGGACTGCAATTGACGGGCCTCCCTTCGGGAACACTAAACCAGAATGAGGATATCTGGCGCGCCGTCTGGAAAACGAGCAAAAGCCATGGGGAGAGGGAAGTAGGGGAGCTACGATCTGCGATCGCCTGGGCTCGCCGTTCCCAATCTACAGGCAAGCATTGCACTCCATCTTTCCTTCTCACAGCGCCATTGTAGGGCATCACCATGAAACTGCGGAGAAAAACTTTATTGATAGTCGGTATCGCCATTTTATGTCTAAATGCGGTTTTGTACGCCGTATCCGAGTTGCATTTGCTACGGAATTTTCAAAAACTGGAAGCACAATACATCCGCCAAGATGTCGTGCGGGCGCTAGATACCCTATCGAACGAACTCTCCCGTCTCAACACCATTGCCCAAGATTACTCCGAGTGGGATGCTACCTACCAGTTTGTCCAAAATCCAACGCCAGAATACATCAAATCAAACTTTGTGGATAGTACCTTTACCTATTTGCATCTCAACCTGGTAGCCATCCTAGACCGAGAAGGCAATATTGTTTTTCAAAAAGGCACTGCCCAGGGGGAAGCTCGCCAAGACACTACTACCCGCAAAAAAGCTGTTTATCAAACGGAATTTGTCCAAAAATCCGGTTTACAGCCCTACTTAGCTCAAAAACAACCCCTACGGCAACACGAAGCGTTAGATAGTGAAATTGCCGGTTTGGTTCGGTTGGGCGATCGCCCCCCACTCATGCTGGCTTCTCGTCCCATTGTCACCAGCGACGTCACCGGTCCCATCGCCGGTACCTTACTGGTGGGGCGCTATCTCAACCCAGAAGAACTCGACCGCCTCGCGGATCTCACCCAACTTTCCCTGACCCTGCAACCGTACGAACAGCGCCGCCAACTCATCCCAGAAAGCTGCGACACGACCCGAGACATTCCCACCGCCACCAACTTCACCGCCAATCCCGACAGCATTCCCATTTGTTCCCTCCCCACCCCCAACCCCGAAGACAGTGACGAACGGGTAGCCGGATACGTAGCCATTGCCGATTTGCGCGATCGCCCGGCTTGGATTCTGCGCGTGGACACCCCCCGCTTCATCTACGAACAAGGTCTCAATAGCCTGCATTACTTTTCCTTACTCCTAGTCGGTGTTGGCCTCTCCTTTGGTGCCCTCACCCTCTCAGTGGTGGAACGATTTGTCCTCTCCCCAGTAGCCGGTTTGAGCCGCAAAGTACTGCAAGTTGCGGGTAGTGGCAACCTATCGGAACGGGTGGCGGTCACCGGCAACAACGAACTCGACCGCCTAGCAGAAACCATCAACACCATGCTGGCGGCGCTAGAAAACTCCCAAAAAGAACAGCAAACCAGCGAAGAACGCTACCGTCTAATGGCGGAAAACTCCACCGATTTAATTGCCCGTCAAACCCCCCAAGGCATCTTTCTGTACGCCTCCCCCGCCTCCTATTCTCTGCTGGGATACGAATCGGAAGAACTGCAAGGGCGCTCGGTATACGAATTCGTCCACCCACAAGACTGGAGCCTTCTCAGCCAGTCCTATTCCACCGTCATGGAAGCGCCGGTCACCGCTACCATCACCTATCGTATTCGCCACAAAGATAATCGCTACGTTTGGTTTGAAACCAGTAGCCGCACGGTGCGCAATCCTCAAACCCAAGAAGTACAGGAAATCGTTTCCGTTTCCCGGGATATCACCGAACGCAAACAAGTCGAACAAGACCTGCGAGAAAGCGAAGCCTCCATTCGCAACTTATACCGCATCACTTCTTCCCACCAACTCACTTTTGAGCAACAGCTGCAGGGTTTGCTGGCCATGGGTCGCCGCAGTTTTGGTATGAACGTAGCCGTCCTATCCAAAGTAGAAGGCAATCGCTACGAAGTCCTTGCCGCCCAATC
This portion of the Geitlerinema sp. PCC 9228 genome encodes:
- a CDS encoding DUF3611 family protein, with the translated sequence MPKKTDDPALPNNLPPTIQRVIPWFQKVGWIGFWAQVVLGVVAAVIFLFVLLFGSSEGNGNTQGSNGTLPGLFLAVVGLLFLGLSIFWSFRYTRLARQLATADSSSRPTKADTIQLLRRGLYVNLIGMGVSLMGAESITGILFFKSLRSQTAGFINPRRINDLIEPLDIYVVLANTHTIVAHFIGLVAALLLLSVITRE
- the proB gene encoding glutamate 5-kinase, whose translation is MSQTIVVKIGTSSLTNTETGDLALSTIARLVETLTRLRRAGHRVVMVSSGAVGVGCARLDLQERPRQIALKQAVAAVGQGRLMRVYDDLFTSLQQPIAQVLLTRSDFVQRQSYVNASNTFSELLNLGVIPVVNENDTIAVEELSVGDNDTLSALVANLIEADWLFILTDVAQLYSADPNADPNAKPIYVVEDLQELQQLQVKASDSRSGWGTGGMSTKIEAARIATGSGVRAAIADGKIPENIPRILQGEAIGTRFEPHAAPSSARKRWIAYGLVPKGKLYLDAGATKAICQLGKSLLAAGITKVDGRFMQSEAVQIHNHDGCEIARGLVNYSSWELQQIQGCRSEEVPAILGYQGADTVVHRDNLVLLP